A window from Parambassis ranga chromosome 13, fParRan2.1, whole genome shotgun sequence encodes these proteins:
- the six9 gene encoding SIX homeobox 9 — MIFTAEQVTCVCEVLLQTGCMGRLAGFLCALPPPSSSSSTCPRELESVLKAKAAVAFHQGRFSDLYTLLEGFPFSPHSHPLLQQLWLRAHYMEAERQRGRPLGAVGKYRVRRKFPLPHTIWDGEETSYCFKEKSRSILRGWYYHKPYPSTREKRELAAATGLTATQVSNWFKNRRQRDRRTEISGWEGCAGSFSI, encoded by the exons ATGATcttcacagcagagcaggtcacttgtgtgtgtgaggtcctGCTGCAGACTGGTTGCATGGGCCGTCTCGCTGGCTTCCTctgtgctcttcctcctccttcctcctcttcttccacaTGCCCTAGGGAGTTGGAGAGCGTGCTGAAGGCTAAAGCTGCAGTGGCCTTTCATCAGGGGAGATTCTCAGACCTCTACACCCTGCTGGAGGGCTTCCCCTTCTCCCCACACAGCCACCCACTCCTGCAGCAACTCTGGCTGCGAGCCCACTACATGGAGGCCGAGAGGCAGAGGGGACGACCATTGGGAGCTGTGGGGAAGTATCGTGTCAGGAGAAAGTTTCCCCTACCACACACCATCTGGGATGGAGAGGAGACCAGCTACTGCTTCAAG GAGAAATCTCGGAGTATACTGAGAGGATGGTACTATCATAAACCGTATCCGTCTACCCGGGAGAAGCGAGAGCTCGCAGCAGCCACAGGCCTCACTGCCACCCAGGTCAGCAACTGGTTCAAGAACCGCCGGCAGAGGGACCGAAGAACTGAAATTTCTGG gtGGGAGGGCTGTGCTGGGAGCTTCTCTATCTGA
- the LOC114445509 gene encoding uncharacterized protein LOC114445509 isoform X2 gives MGCSGLLILVLVLNVAHGLEVLDVDEKSVLNITAVLGEDMYLSCRYQGESQILSAEWQRRIGAKSKRLVGYLNGKPFSHEGFSNLQSLTNLTVQKKVRSVDVEGEYICEFTTEEFGIQGSVFVTVEARPDIQIQVNADTVNGTHYQSVSCSAIGGKPSPQISWLINNLPPSDDLFTVDMNNTLHSDRTSTLISTLSFPTHLQDEDSVTCVVRHPTLPNRTLTTARVQTYTKPNVTIKAEMIQQEGNDFWVVSCISSGGRPDTVMSLALSTTEDLHRENNTNSDVQELSVRFLVTEYEGHNVTCVFDHPKFTHTESRVLTLPTLFLSSAQLDSELGNDFPATEFLELQEGQSDAVISLKVTGNVPHYNVICKKDRGPLPDGVELVNRSLTVQGLVAHQHAGLYECVFSYQHLQATQQINVTVKPRVMQLVPPTIRVDLRTEDGRSVIECSAADAVPAANVSWLPAEGVSGDFWFNSTSHNGSHSVRGVLLLPACSPWELTAECVINHPAFEEPENRSITLPLCAPPDITLNASTEWKDGRMYTKVDCSVDSVAPTAAISWHVGNTDSNISYHTQREAQADGPVSARSSVHFLSSLYAGQNLTCTVKHPSLKAPEKRTIHIPVHKAPQLSVSVVRQQGSTLWLAVCDCRGEGVGTNLAWLLPENAKSQTSLHSEYEGHILKARLTYKFPLELHEGQNLTCLYQFEHGIKEQRTVHIPRYYISSVTILNHTTPLQSRYTDQPVTYRLSLHDNHHHQKILLRVEGNVPDYRLNCQRSDGSFAQMDGAAMILQDGGLYTCWASFYHHRATVSIHVEVMTEEEQFALVAMICVSSALAVFLILVVLLCVCCKRNSRTQYKEQESLSALTALVPGSPEVKKPEDSKQYADLVSYSIVIDVKSTV, from the exons ATGGGATGCTCAGGGCTGCTGATTCTGGTTCTCGTCCTAAATGTTGCTCATGGCTTGGAAGTTCTGG ATGTGGATGAAAAGTCAGTGTTAAACATCACTGCAGTCCTGGGAGAGGACATGTACCTGAGCTGCAGATACCAGGGTGAGAGTCAGATCCTGAGTGCTGAGTGGCAACGTCGCATTGGTGCCAAAAGTAAAAGATTGGTGGGATATTTAAATGGCAAACCATTCAGCCATGAAGGCTTCTCAAACCTCCAGTCTCTCACCAACCTCACAGTTCAGAAAAAGGTGCGCAGTGTGGATGTAGAGGGAGAATACATCTGTGAGTTTACAACAGAGGAGTTTGGTATTCAAGGCAGTGTCTTCGTCACTGTAGAAG CTCGACCTGATATCCAGATCCAGGTGAATGCAGACACCGTAAATGGCACTCACTACCAGTCTGTATCCTGCTCAGCCATCGGCGGCAAGCCCTCACCTCAGATCAGCTGGTTGATCAACAACCTTCCACCTTCAGATGACCTTTTCACCGTCGATATGAACAACACTCTTCACTCTGACCGCACCTCCACTCTGATCAGCACCCTCAGTTTTCCCACCCACCTGCAGGACGAGGACAGCGTGACCTGTGTGGTCCGACACCCGACCCTCCCAAACCGCACGCTCACTACAGCGAGGGTGCAAACCTATA CAAAGCCAAATGTGACCATTAAAGCAGAGATGATACAACAAGAAGGAAATGATTTCTGGGTGGTCTCGTGCATTTCGTCTGGAGGGAGACCTGACACCGTCATGTCTTTGGCTTTGAGCACGACTGAGGATCTGCACAGAGAGAACAACACAAACTCAGATGTGCAGGAACTCTCAGTTCGGTTCCTAGTGACAGAGTATGAGGGCCACAATGTCACCTGTGTGTTTGACCATCcaaaatttacacacacagagtcacgaGTCCTAACACTGCCGACTttgt TTTTGTCTTCAGCTCAGCTGGACTCAGAGTTAGGAAACGACTTTCCAGCTACTGAATTTTTGGAACTACAGGAGGGGCAGAGTGACGCCGTTATCAGCCTCAAGGTCACGGGGAACGTGCCACATTACAATGTTATCTGCAAAAA agacagaggtccTTTGCCCGATGGCGTGGAGCTGGTTAACAGAAGCCTCACGGTTCAGGGTCTGGTGGCGCATCAGCACGCTGGTCTGTATGAATGTGTCTTCTCTTACCAACATCTCCAAGCGACACAGCAGATTAATGTCACAGTCAAACCTCGAGTCATGCAGCTCG TCCCTCCCACTATACGAGTTGATTTGCGGACTGAAGATGGACGCAGTGTGATTGAGTGCTCAGCAGCTGATGCTGTTCCTGCAGCCAACGTGTCCTGGCTTCCAGCAGAGGGTGTGTCTGGAGACTTTTGGTTCAATTCCACTTCTCATAATGGAAGCCACTCCGTTCGGGGAGTCTTACTCCTCCCTGCCTGCTCGCCTTGGGAGCTCACTGCAGAATGTGTGATAAATCACCCAGCATTTGAGGAACCAGAGAACAGAAGCATAACACTCCCTCTCTGCG CTCCTCCTGACATCACCCTCAACGCAAGCACTGAGTGGAAAGACGGCCGCATGTACACAAAGGTGGACTGCTCTGTGGACAGTGTTGCCCCTACAGCAGCCATCAGCTGGCATGTTGGAAACACTGACAGCAACATCAGTtatcacacacagagggaagcCCAGGCGGACGGGCCGGTGTCGGCCCGCAGCTCGGTgcacttcctgtcctctctgtaTGCTGGTCAGAATTTGACATGCACGGTGAAACATCCGAGCCTGAAGGCACCAGAGAAAAGAACAATACACATTCCTGTGCACA aaGCCCctcagctgagtgtgtctgtggtgcgaCAGCAAGGCTCTACTCTCTGGCTGGCAGTGTGTGACTGCAGAGGGGAGGGTGTTGGAACAAACCTTGCATGGCTCCTTCCTGAAAATGCCAAAAGTCAAACGTCCCTGCACTCAGAATACGAAGGGCACATACTGAAAGCCCGGCTGACTTATAAGTTTCCACTTGAACTCCACGAGGGGCAGAACCTGACCTGTCTGTACCAGTTTGAACATGGGATCAAAGAGCAGAGGACTGTTCACATCCCCAGATACT ATATCTCCTCTGTGACCATCCTGAACCATACGACTCCTCTGCAGAGCCGCTACACCGATCAGCCCGTCACATACAGACTGTCTCTCCAtgacaatcatcatcatcagaaaaTACTGCTGCGAGTTGAAGGCAACGTGCCAGACTACAGGCTCAACTGTCAAAG GAGTGACGGCTCATTTGCACAAATGGACGGAGCTGCGATGATCCTCCAGGATGGAGGCCTGTACACCTGCTGGGCATCTTTCTATCACCACAGAGCCACAGTCAGCATTCATGTGGAGGTGATGACTGAGGAGGAACAGTTTG ctctggTTGCCATGATCTGCGTCTCTTCAGCCTTGGCTGTCTTTCTGATCCTGGTCGTCCTCCTCTGCGTGTGCTG CAAAAGAAACAGCAGGACACAGTACAAG GAGCAGGAGTCTCTATCGGCCTTGACGGCTCTGGTGCCCGGCTCTCCTGAGGTGAAGAAGCCAGAGGACAGCAAGCAGTACGCTGACCTGGTCAGTTACTCCATCGTCATCGACGTCAAGAGCACAGTGTGA
- the LOC114445509 gene encoding uncharacterized protein LOC114445509 isoform X1, whose amino-acid sequence MGCSGLLILVLVLNVAHGLEVLDVDEKSVLNITAVLGEDMYLSCRYQGESQILSAEWQRRIGAKSKRLVGYLNGKPFSHEGFSNLQSLTNLTVQKKVRSVDVEGEYICEFTTEEFGIQGSVFVTVEARPDIQIQVNADTVNGTHYQSVSCSAIGGKPSPQISWLINNLPPSDDLFTVDMNNTLHSDRTSTLISTLSFPTHLQDEDSVTCVVRHPTLPNRTLTTARVQTYTKPNVTIKAEMIQQEGNDFWVVSCISSGGRPDTVMSLALSTTEDLHRENNTNSDVQELSVRFLVTEYEGHNVTCVFDHPKFTHTESRVLTLPTLFLSSAQLDSELGNDFPATEFLELQEGQSDAVISLKVTGNVPHYNVICKKDRGPLPDGVELVNRSLTVQGLVAHQHAGLYECVFSYQHLQATQQINVTVKPRVMQLVPPTIRVDLRTEDGRSVIECSAADAVPAANVSWLPAEGVSGDFWFNSTSHNGSHSVRGVLLLPACSPWELTAECVINHPAFEEPENRSITLPLCAPPDITLNASTEWKDGRMYTKVDCSVDSVAPTAAISWHVGNTDSNISYHTQREAQADGPVSARSSVHFLSSLYAGQNLTCTVKHPSLKAPEKRTIHIPVHKAPQLSVSVVRQQGSTLWLAVCDCRGEGVGTNLAWLLPENAKSQTSLHSEYEGHILKARLTYKFPLELHEGQNLTCLYQFEHGIKEQRTVHIPRYYISSVTILNHTTPLQSRYTDQPVTYRLSLHDNHHHQKILLRVEGNVPDYRLNCQRSDGSFAQMDGAAMILQDGGLYTCWASFYHHRATVSIHVEVMTEEEQFALVAMICVSSALAVFLILVVLLCVCCKRNSRTQYKVRHISTSIEFSILRVSPQIQIPPYPQCNCTQYVEGSKGDSFQTSWWNYFL is encoded by the exons ATGGGATGCTCAGGGCTGCTGATTCTGGTTCTCGTCCTAAATGTTGCTCATGGCTTGGAAGTTCTGG ATGTGGATGAAAAGTCAGTGTTAAACATCACTGCAGTCCTGGGAGAGGACATGTACCTGAGCTGCAGATACCAGGGTGAGAGTCAGATCCTGAGTGCTGAGTGGCAACGTCGCATTGGTGCCAAAAGTAAAAGATTGGTGGGATATTTAAATGGCAAACCATTCAGCCATGAAGGCTTCTCAAACCTCCAGTCTCTCACCAACCTCACAGTTCAGAAAAAGGTGCGCAGTGTGGATGTAGAGGGAGAATACATCTGTGAGTTTACAACAGAGGAGTTTGGTATTCAAGGCAGTGTCTTCGTCACTGTAGAAG CTCGACCTGATATCCAGATCCAGGTGAATGCAGACACCGTAAATGGCACTCACTACCAGTCTGTATCCTGCTCAGCCATCGGCGGCAAGCCCTCACCTCAGATCAGCTGGTTGATCAACAACCTTCCACCTTCAGATGACCTTTTCACCGTCGATATGAACAACACTCTTCACTCTGACCGCACCTCCACTCTGATCAGCACCCTCAGTTTTCCCACCCACCTGCAGGACGAGGACAGCGTGACCTGTGTGGTCCGACACCCGACCCTCCCAAACCGCACGCTCACTACAGCGAGGGTGCAAACCTATA CAAAGCCAAATGTGACCATTAAAGCAGAGATGATACAACAAGAAGGAAATGATTTCTGGGTGGTCTCGTGCATTTCGTCTGGAGGGAGACCTGACACCGTCATGTCTTTGGCTTTGAGCACGACTGAGGATCTGCACAGAGAGAACAACACAAACTCAGATGTGCAGGAACTCTCAGTTCGGTTCCTAGTGACAGAGTATGAGGGCCACAATGTCACCTGTGTGTTTGACCATCcaaaatttacacacacagagtcacgaGTCCTAACACTGCCGACTttgt TTTTGTCTTCAGCTCAGCTGGACTCAGAGTTAGGAAACGACTTTCCAGCTACTGAATTTTTGGAACTACAGGAGGGGCAGAGTGACGCCGTTATCAGCCTCAAGGTCACGGGGAACGTGCCACATTACAATGTTATCTGCAAAAA agacagaggtccTTTGCCCGATGGCGTGGAGCTGGTTAACAGAAGCCTCACGGTTCAGGGTCTGGTGGCGCATCAGCACGCTGGTCTGTATGAATGTGTCTTCTCTTACCAACATCTCCAAGCGACACAGCAGATTAATGTCACAGTCAAACCTCGAGTCATGCAGCTCG TCCCTCCCACTATACGAGTTGATTTGCGGACTGAAGATGGACGCAGTGTGATTGAGTGCTCAGCAGCTGATGCTGTTCCTGCAGCCAACGTGTCCTGGCTTCCAGCAGAGGGTGTGTCTGGAGACTTTTGGTTCAATTCCACTTCTCATAATGGAAGCCACTCCGTTCGGGGAGTCTTACTCCTCCCTGCCTGCTCGCCTTGGGAGCTCACTGCAGAATGTGTGATAAATCACCCAGCATTTGAGGAACCAGAGAACAGAAGCATAACACTCCCTCTCTGCG CTCCTCCTGACATCACCCTCAACGCAAGCACTGAGTGGAAAGACGGCCGCATGTACACAAAGGTGGACTGCTCTGTGGACAGTGTTGCCCCTACAGCAGCCATCAGCTGGCATGTTGGAAACACTGACAGCAACATCAGTtatcacacacagagggaagcCCAGGCGGACGGGCCGGTGTCGGCCCGCAGCTCGGTgcacttcctgtcctctctgtaTGCTGGTCAGAATTTGACATGCACGGTGAAACATCCGAGCCTGAAGGCACCAGAGAAAAGAACAATACACATTCCTGTGCACA aaGCCCctcagctgagtgtgtctgtggtgcgaCAGCAAGGCTCTACTCTCTGGCTGGCAGTGTGTGACTGCAGAGGGGAGGGTGTTGGAACAAACCTTGCATGGCTCCTTCCTGAAAATGCCAAAAGTCAAACGTCCCTGCACTCAGAATACGAAGGGCACATACTGAAAGCCCGGCTGACTTATAAGTTTCCACTTGAACTCCACGAGGGGCAGAACCTGACCTGTCTGTACCAGTTTGAACATGGGATCAAAGAGCAGAGGACTGTTCACATCCCCAGATACT ATATCTCCTCTGTGACCATCCTGAACCATACGACTCCTCTGCAGAGCCGCTACACCGATCAGCCCGTCACATACAGACTGTCTCTCCAtgacaatcatcatcatcagaaaaTACTGCTGCGAGTTGAAGGCAACGTGCCAGACTACAGGCTCAACTGTCAAAG GAGTGACGGCTCATTTGCACAAATGGACGGAGCTGCGATGATCCTCCAGGATGGAGGCCTGTACACCTGCTGGGCATCTTTCTATCACCACAGAGCCACAGTCAGCATTCATGTGGAGGTGATGACTGAGGAGGAACAGTTTG ctctggTTGCCATGATCTGCGTCTCTTCAGCCTTGGCTGTCTTTCTGATCCTGGTCGTCCTCCTCTGCGTGTGCTG CAAAAGAAACAGCAGGACACAGTACAAGGTACGTCACATTTCTACTTCTATTGAATTTTCTATTCTTAGAGTCTCACCTCAAATTCAAATACCCCCTTATCCTCAGTGTAATTGCACTCAGTATGTGGAGGGGTCTAAAGGAGACTCTTTCCAAACATCATGGTGGAATTATTTTCTATAA
- the rrp8 gene encoding ribosomal RNA-processing protein 8 has protein sequence MFNEDEDWNDEEDGKLLSKVVLKNKQKNNSSSKDVKSKAVGKKSLLRTLQTLGSVPEWKNDSGQQDSESETEAAASHSKKKKKRRKKRKHAEESEEQQENGDETMREEKHVPTKKKQKKDNTCGPTKAKSMSAGEGQNKETTNSAQANVNKPGTAEKISRQQWKNKMKNKRKCKNKFRQNKPDEEANTAKSSDEQKAKEVVRTDSCSNSNSQTTAQKKKTTRALKGKTEAVFSPTTEEKQQTNKEKKTKSDCSALKAAEMKSTDSQQQQSPTKTQKPELSRQQNLKRQKLLKILQNQQTGHQESSAERKDEPAVPPAEVEQSRSDSLRSRMEQRLESARFRYINEVLYSTSSGEARRMFRQDPEAFWVYHKGYTAQVQRWPANPVDAIISYIHTKPSSQVVADFGCGDCKIAHSVKNRVHSFDLAATCELVTVCDMANVPLADHSVDIAVFCLSLMGTNLVDFLAEANRVLKMGGCLKIAEVASRFDNVRSFINTLSSLGFKMVSKDTENSHFYSFEFVKTGNVPENTQKLGLQLKPCVYKKR, from the exons ATGTTTAATGAGGATGAAGACTGGAACGACGAAGAAGACGGTAAACTCTTGAGTAAAGTTGTCCTCAAAAACAAGCAgaagaacaacagcagcagcaaagatgTCAAG TCAAAGGCTGTAGGTAAAAAGAGCCTGCTGCGGACGCTGCAGACACTGGGATCAGTCCCAGAGTGGAAGAATGACAGCGGCCAGCAGGACAGCGAAAGTGAGACAGAAGCAGCTGCATCACAcagcaagaaaaagaagaagagaaggaaaaagaggaagcaCGCAGAGGAGTccgaggagcagcaggagaatgGAGATGAGACGATGAGAGAGGAGAAACATGTACCaacaaagaagaagcagaagaaggatAACACATGTG GGCCCACAAAGGCAAAAAGCATGTCAGCAGGCGAGGGACAGAATAAAGAAACCACAAATTCTGCACaagcaaatgtaaacaaaccagggactgcagagaaaataagcaggcagcagtggaaaaacaaaatgaagaacaagaggaaatgtaaaaataaattccGCCAGAATAAACCCGACGAGGAAGCAAATACAGCCAAGTCTTCAGATGAACAGAAGGCAAAGGAAGTAGTCAGAACAGACTCCTGTAGCAACAGCAACAGCCAGACAACTgctcagaagaagaaaacaacgAGAGCACTGAAAGGAAAGACTGAAGCTGTATTTTCTCCAACAAcagaagaaaagcagcagactaataaagagaaaaaaactaaatctgaCTGTTCAGCACTCAAAGCAGCTGAAATGAAGAGCAcagacagccagcagcagcagtcccccacaaaaacacagaaacctgAACTCAGCAGACAACAGAACCTCAAAAGACAAAAGCTGCTTAAAATACTTCAAAACCAGCAGACGGGCCATCAGGAGAGTTCTGCTGAGAGGAAAGATGAGCCGGCGGTGCCAccagcagaggtggagcagagccGCTCTGACTCGCTCAGGTCCCGCATGGAGCAGCGCCTGGAGTCGGCACGTTTCCGCTACATTAATGAAGTTCTGTACAGCACGAGCAGCGGCGAGGCGAGGCGCATGTTCAGACAAGATCCAGAGGCCTTTTGGGTTTACCACAAAGGATACACAGCACAGGTGCAGAGGTGGCCCGCCAACCCAGTTGACGCAATCATCTCTTACATTCACACAAA GCCTTCCTCTCAGGTGGTGGCGGACTTCGGCTGTGGTGACTGTAAAATAGCGCACAGCGTGAAGAACAGAGTGCACAGCTTCGACCTAGCAGCTACATGCGAGCTCGTCACAGTCTGCGATATGGCCAAT GTGCCGCTGGCTGATCACTCGGTGGACATCgctgtgttttgtctttctctcaTGGGCACCAACCTGGTGGATTTCTTAGCAGAAGCCAATCGAGTCCTAAAAATGGG GGGATGTCTTAAAATAGCAGAAGTGGCGAGCAGATTCGACAATGTGCGCAGCTTCATCAACACGCTATCAAGTCTTGGATTCAAGATGGTGTCCAAG GATACAGAAAACTCTCATTTCTACTCCTTCGAATTTGTGAAGACAGGAAACGtgccagaaaacacacagaagcttgGGCTGCAGCTGAAGCCGTGTGTGTACAAGAAGAGATga